From Deinococcus aquaticus, one genomic window encodes:
- a CDS encoding glutathionylspermidine synthase family protein has product MIRRTVTPRPNWEARLQEVGFTWFAPTPEHPVPYWSEDGYYAFTPAQIDLLRAASQELTTLVLEATGYAIERGRLAELGIPAFLHSAVRDSWEQDEPTVYMRLDLAYDGQGGVKLLEVNAQTPTSLLEAAVSQWQWLEDQQARGELPAGATQWNTIHEALTEQWAHLKAARGLTEVAFSSARVEEDAATVTYLRELAGAAGLRTSFIFTEDLGTSAAESYLLDTWSLPLRQLMWLWPFEFAWESRDSAFLASTGTRFIEPLWKAVTGSKGLLALLHELNPGHPHLLPATLNPGALGANVVRKPLYSREGQNVQLPGEASTPGDYGDLPVVEQAYTELPTAQAPDGPRYPVLGVWIAGDEVCGLGVREGRSRVTDNRATFAPHVVVPG; this is encoded by the coding sequence ATGATCCGGCGCACCGTCACGCCCCGCCCGAACTGGGAGGCCAGATTGCAGGAGGTGGGCTTCACGTGGTTTGCGCCCACGCCAGAGCACCCGGTGCCGTACTGGAGCGAGGACGGGTACTACGCGTTCACGCCCGCGCAGATCGATCTCCTACGCGCGGCCAGTCAGGAACTCACGACCCTGGTGCTGGAGGCGACCGGGTACGCCATCGAACGCGGGCGACTGGCGGAACTGGGTATTCCCGCGTTCCTGCATAGCGCCGTGCGGGACTCCTGGGAGCAGGACGAGCCGACCGTGTACATGCGCCTGGACCTCGCCTACGACGGGCAGGGCGGCGTGAAGCTGCTGGAGGTGAACGCGCAGACGCCCACCAGTCTGCTGGAGGCGGCCGTCAGTCAGTGGCAGTGGCTCGAAGACCAGCAGGCGCGCGGCGAGCTGCCCGCCGGGGCGACGCAGTGGAACACCATTCACGAGGCCCTGACCGAACAGTGGGCGCACCTGAAAGCGGCGCGGGGGCTGACCGAGGTGGCGTTCAGCTCCGCCCGCGTGGAAGAGGACGCGGCGACCGTCACGTACCTGCGCGAACTGGCCGGGGCGGCGGGGCTGCGCACGTCGTTCATCTTCACCGAGGACCTGGGCACCAGCGCCGCCGAATCCTACCTGCTGGACACCTGGAGCCTCCCGCTGCGGCAACTGATGTGGCTGTGGCCGTTCGAGTTCGCGTGGGAATCCCGCGACTCGGCGTTCCTGGCGAGCACCGGCACGCGCTTCATCGAGCCGCTGTGGAAAGCTGTCACCGGCAGCAAGGGCCTGCTGGCGCTGCTGCACGAACTGAACCCCGGGCACCCGCACCTGCTGCCTGCCACGCTGAACCCCGGCGCGCTGGGTGCGAACGTGGTGCGCAAGCCGCTGTACTCCCGCGAGGGGCAGAACGTGCAACTGCCCGGCGAGGCCAGCACGCCCGGCGACTACGGCGACCTGCCCGTGGTCGAGCAGGCGTACACCGAACTACCCACGGCGCAGGCACCGGACGGGCCGCGCTACCCGGTGCTGGGCGTGTGGATCGCCGGGGACGAGGTGTGCGGCCTGGGCGTCCGCGAGGGCCGCTCCCGCGTGACGGACAACCGCGCGACCTTCGCCCCGCACGTGGTCGTGCCCGGATGA